The proteins below are encoded in one region of Bacteroides uniformis:
- a CDS encoding sensor histidine kinase, with product MRIKQLYIFLFFIWFGSTIIASTTDKADSWTKEKESIVHEVISTFHNSLGFDYLTREECDSLNADGLLSQLDESQRYYTYFELERILIKSSLFRGEIRMAIAQSDQMYSKARALAYPFGNALALNAMGEVYSYTGRLREAGAAYEESLRLLDGMDGEDVHIRMLLVELIDYNLRIRNVNGASRYLARLNFYPEDRLSPLELAMRHISNASCQLFKGDLKAASHCLVQIGQLETQLIPEIQQYLLIIDARYLVATGEHEAALTAYNDFLQTEYARINHNIYKEALLEKADLLVKMGNKEEAYGQYGKVFSYIKTSFEKNYPKEIDRLCTRFQADQLAYQNERDRIVSMRFYLAGIIVSVLFLIFLLVLGWKKIFRLKHSQMRQEAMKEKAVQAIQRKNMFLSNMSHEVRTPLNAIVGFSAVLTDEDESFDDESRREFSEIIKVNSFQLLKLINDILDFSDFENDNITFNIRTHDAVKLCNEVVETVMVSRKLEVEMRFDTDLSVLMLDTDDARLRQVLINLLVNAAKFTEQGSIVLELKMADADTALFSVTDTGCGIPPEKQHLIFERFEKLNDFVQGSGLGLSICQLIVKYMNGKLWVDSGYTRGARFCFTYPLKYNPALHGGTAQ from the coding sequence ATGAGGATAAAGCAACTATATATATTCCTTTTCTTTATTTGGTTCGGGAGCACAATAATTGCATCGACAACAGATAAAGCGGATTCTTGGACTAAAGAAAAGGAAAGTATAGTCCATGAGGTCATCTCCACTTTTCACAACAGCCTCGGTTTCGACTATCTGACCCGGGAGGAGTGTGACTCGCTGAATGCCGACGGCCTTTTGTCCCAATTGGATGAATCCCAGCGCTACTACACCTATTTCGAACTGGAAAGAATACTTATAAAATCCTCCCTTTTCCGTGGAGAAATCCGTATGGCCATTGCCCAGAGCGACCAGATGTACTCCAAAGCCCGCGCGCTTGCCTACCCCTTCGGCAATGCCCTTGCGCTGAATGCCATGGGAGAGGTGTACAGCTATACCGGTAGGCTCCGGGAAGCCGGTGCCGCTTACGAAGAGTCTTTGAGACTGCTGGATGGGATGGACGGGGAGGATGTGCATATCCGTATGCTACTGGTGGAACTGATAGATTATAACCTGCGCATACGGAATGTAAACGGTGCCTCGCGTTATCTTGCACGTCTGAACTTCTATCCGGAAGACCGGCTTTCTCCGCTGGAGCTGGCCATGCGTCACATCTCCAATGCTTCCTGCCAATTATTCAAGGGTGACTTGAAAGCTGCCAGCCATTGTCTGGTACAGATAGGCCAGCTTGAAACGCAACTGATTCCGGAGATACAGCAATACCTTCTGATTATAGATGCCCGTTATCTGGTGGCCACCGGAGAGCATGAGGCAGCCTTGACCGCCTACAATGATTTCCTTCAAACCGAATATGCCCGGATAAACCATAACATCTACAAGGAAGCTCTGCTCGAAAAAGCGGATTTACTGGTGAAGATGGGAAACAAGGAAGAAGCCTACGGACAGTACGGCAAGGTCTTTTCGTATATCAAGACTTCGTTCGAGAAGAACTATCCCAAGGAGATAGACCGGCTCTGTACCCGTTTCCAGGCCGACCAACTGGCCTACCAGAACGAACGCGACCGCATTGTATCCATGCGTTTCTATCTGGCAGGCATCATTGTGTCCGTACTGTTTCTGATATTCCTCCTGGTGCTGGGCTGGAAGAAGATATTCCGTTTGAAGCATTCCCAAATGCGGCAGGAGGCGATGAAGGAGAAAGCGGTGCAAGCCATACAACGGAAGAATATGTTTCTTTCGAACATGAGCCATGAGGTACGTACGCCGCTGAATGCCATTGTCGGATTCTCGGCGGTACTGACGGATGAGGACGAGTCGTTCGATGACGAATCGCGCCGGGAATTCTCCGAAATTATCAAGGTGAATTCCTTTCAGTTGCTGAAACTTATCAATGACATTCTGGATTTCTCGGATTTCGAGAATGACAACATAACCTTCAACATCCGCACGCATGATGCCGTGAAGTTGTGTAATGAGGTCGTGGAGACCGTGATGGTCTCGCGCAAGCTGGAGGTTGAAATGCGTTTTGACACGGATTTGTCCGTCCTGATGCTGGATACGGACGATGCGCGTCTCCGCCAAGTCTTGATAAACCTGCTGGTGAATGCCGCCAAGTTTACGGAACAAGGCTCCATTGTGCTGGAACTGAAGATGGCCGATGCCGATACGGCACTTTTCTCCGTGACGGATACCGGATGTGGCATTCCACCGGAGAAGCAGCACTTGATTTTTGAACGCTTTGAAAAGCTGAATGATTTTGTGCAGGGAAGCGGACTGGGCCTTTCCATCTGCCAACTGATTGTGAAATATATGAACGGCAAGCTGTGGGTGGACAGTGGGTACACCCGTGGCGCGCGTTTCTGTTTTACGTATCCTTTGAAGTATAATCCCGCATTACACGGAGGAACGGCGCAATGA
- a CDS encoding cobyric acid synthase, with protein sequence MEKLHPIMFAGTGSDVGKSIIAAAFCRIFKQDGYQPAPFKAQNMALNSFATPEGLEIGRAQAVQAEAAGVPCHTDMNPLLLKPQSDHTSQVVLNGRPIGNRNAYDYFRKEGRDELRWEVCAAYDRLAARYNPVVLEGAGSISEINLRDTDLVNLPMALHAGADVILVGDIDRGGVFASVYGSLMLLRPHERERIKGILINKFRGDIRLFESGITMLEELCGIPVVGVVPYYRDIYIEEEDSVALAAKSVRAEKGKVNIAVILLRHLSNFTDFNVLERDPRVHLFYTNNVDELAKADVILLPGSKSTLDDLYELRRNGVAAAIIRAHREGATVMGICGGYQMMGQEVLDPEHVEGDIERLPGLGLLPISTRMSGEKVTRQVKFGLCNPHSPSSTLHSPLMQGYEIHMGVTTPVEGTPDSPLNLLENGSTDGYYVDSTCMGTYIHGILDNPEFIDFLLVPFADKLSGNAGAFDYHTFKEEQYDRLAEHVRRHVNLPLIYQILTKNHD encoded by the coding sequence ATGGAGAAACTTCATCCGATTATGTTTGCCGGGACGGGTAGTGATGTGGGAAAGAGCATCATTGCTGCCGCCTTCTGCCGTATCTTCAAGCAGGACGGCTATCAGCCCGCACCGTTCAAGGCACAGAATATGGCGCTCAATTCATTTGCCACTCCCGAAGGGCTGGAGATAGGCCGTGCCCAGGCTGTGCAAGCAGAAGCCGCCGGAGTGCCTTGCCACACGGACATGAATCCGCTGCTGCTGAAACCACAGTCGGACCATACCTCGCAGGTTGTTCTTAACGGGCGTCCTATCGGCAACCGCAATGCTTATGATTATTTCCGCAAGGAAGGACGCGACGAACTGCGCTGGGAGGTTTGTGCTGCCTACGACCGCCTTGCCGCCCGCTATAATCCCGTTGTGCTGGAAGGCGCGGGAAGCATCTCCGAAATCAATCTGCGGGATACCGACCTTGTCAATCTGCCGATGGCCCTGCATGCCGGAGCCGATGTAATTCTTGTGGGCGACATTGACCGTGGCGGTGTGTTTGCCAGCGTCTACGGTTCGCTGATGTTGCTTCGTCCCCATGAGCGGGAGCGAATTAAAGGAATTCTTATCAACAAGTTCCGGGGGGATATACGTCTCTTCGAGTCGGGCATTACGATGCTGGAGGAGCTTTGCGGCATTCCCGTTGTCGGGGTGGTGCCTTACTACCGTGATATCTACATTGAAGAAGAAGACTCCGTGGCGCTTGCCGCAAAGTCTGTCCGTGCCGAGAAGGGAAAGGTGAACATCGCCGTCATTCTGCTGCGCCACCTCAGTAACTTCACCGATTTTAATGTCCTGGAACGTGACCCGCGCGTACATCTCTTCTATACCAACAATGTGGATGAGCTGGCAAAGGCCGACGTCATCCTGCTGCCCGGCTCCAAGAGCACGCTTGATGACCTTTACGAATTGCGCCGTAACGGTGTGGCGGCTGCCATCATCCGTGCCCACCGTGAAGGTGCCACCGTGATGGGTATCTGCGGCGGCTATCAGATGATGGGGCAGGAGGTGCTCGACCCTGAGCATGTGGAGGGGGACATTGAACGCCTGCCCGGACTGGGGCTGTTGCCCATCAGTACCCGCATGTCGGGAGAGAAGGTGACCCGCCAGGTGAAGTTCGGTCTGTGCAATCCCCATTCTCCATCTTCCACTCTCCATTCTCCATTAATGCAGGGCTATGAAATCCATATGGGAGTGACCACCCCTGTGGAAGGTACTCCCGATTCTCCTTTGAATCTTCTGGAGAACGGCTCTACCGACGGTTACTACGTGGACTCCACCTGCATGGGGACCTATATTCATGGCATTCTCGACAATCCGGAATTCATAGATTTCCTGCTTGTGCCTTTTGCAGACAAACTGTCCGGGAATGCCGGCGCTTTCGATTACCATACATTCAAAGAAGAACAATACGATAGGCTTGCCGAGCACGTGCGCCGCCACGTCAACCTGCCGCTTATCTACCAAATATTGACAAAGAACCATGATTGA
- the cbiB gene encoding adenosylcobinamide-phosphate synthase CbiB: protein MEEDVLILLGVAFNLNLPLLTAWLLDHWLGDPAWLPHPVVAFGKAISFCEHRLNRGDSRFLKGAFVAVSLVLGVYVITLLLLRLAALFSPGMLLTVQILLIFYCLAGTTLVREVRMVFKAVDRSLEEGRMQVARIVGRDTSALSAQEVRTAALETLAENLSDGVVAPLFWYLLLGVPGMLAYKMVNTLDSMVGYKNERYRRFGCFAARLDDVANYIPARLTAFLMVLVSGRLSLFAFVGRYGSQHASPNSGYPEAALAGILNCRFGGPHNYFGEEVWKPYIGSNERPLKTEDMRVAVRINRRVEWWMVVAVIVTSTLASFCF from the coding sequence ATGGAAGAAGATGTGCTTATACTTTTGGGTGTCGCCTTCAACTTGAACCTGCCGCTTCTCACTGCCTGGCTGCTCGACCATTGGCTGGGCGACCCGGCGTGGCTACCCCATCCGGTGGTGGCTTTTGGCAAAGCCATCTCTTTCTGTGAGCACCGGTTGAACCGGGGCGATTCGCGTTTCCTGAAAGGTGCGTTTGTGGCGGTGTCTCTTGTCTTGGGGGTATATGTCATTACGCTTTTGTTGCTCCGCTTGGCGGCACTCTTTTCTCCGGGCATGCTTCTGACGGTGCAAATATTGCTGATATTCTATTGCTTGGCGGGCACTACGCTGGTTCGCGAGGTGCGTATGGTGTTCAAGGCGGTGGACCGTTCCTTGGAGGAAGGGAGGATGCAAGTGGCACGTATCGTAGGGCGTGATACGTCTGCACTCTCGGCGCAGGAGGTGAGAACCGCGGCATTGGAGACTTTGGCAGAGAATTTGAGCGATGGGGTGGTTGCTCCCTTGTTCTGGTATCTGCTGTTGGGAGTTCCGGGCATGCTTGCCTATAAGATGGTGAACACGCTGGATTCCATGGTCGGCTACAAGAATGAACGCTATCGTCGGTTCGGCTGTTTTGCTGCCCGTTTGGATGATGTTGCCAATTATATTCCTGCTCGTCTGACAGCCTTTCTGATGGTACTGGTTTCCGGTCGCCTTTCCTTGTTTGCTTTTGTGGGCAGATATGGCAGCCAGCATGCCAGTCCCAATTCCGGTTATCCGGAAGCCGCCCTTGCCGGTATTTTGAATTGCCGTTTCGGGGGTCCGCACAACTATTTCGGCGAGGAGGTATGGAAACCTTATATCGGTTCTAATGAACGGCCTCTGAAGACAGAAGATATGCGTGTGGCTGTCCGCATCAACCGGCGTGTGGAGTGGTGGATGGTAGTTGCCGTAATAGTGACATCGACCTTGGCTTCCTTTTGTTTTTAA
- a CDS encoding threonine-phosphate decarboxylase, which yields MIEGHGDDSYKYSRPITANFSSNVYSRVDLSALKAHLCTRIDGIGNYPEPEPYTLEACLARHHRLPAEAVCVTNGATEAIYLTAQTFRGTNTAIVQPTFSEYADACRMHGHRVTSLYRLPAESEGYRLPEEVRMLWLCNPNNPTGTVVEKEYLATLISHNPQVCFVIDQSYEFFTLRPLFSAAEAAEFPNVLLLHSMTKRYAVPGLRLGYVIGAPHLLHRLRTNRMPWSVNQLAIEAGLHLLEHDVPNPLDVASYLQEAARLRSALEALGGLEVWATETHFMLVCLRMGRASALKDYLAGEHGILIRDASNFDGLNEHFFRIAAQSREENDRLVKAIGQWLEEE from the coding sequence ATGATTGAAGGACACGGAGACGATTCCTATAAATACAGCCGTCCCATTACGGCAAACTTCAGCTCGAACGTTTACAGCAGGGTAGACCTCTCTGCCTTGAAGGCGCATCTGTGTACCCGGATTGACGGCATCGGCAACTATCCCGAACCGGAGCCTTACACGCTTGAGGCCTGTCTTGCCCGCCACCACCGTCTTCCTGCCGAGGCAGTGTGCGTGACGAATGGAGCTACCGAAGCCATCTATCTTACCGCACAGACTTTCCGCGGGACAAACACCGCCATTGTGCAGCCCACTTTCAGTGAATATGCCGATGCCTGCCGCATGCACGGTCATCGGGTCACTTCCCTCTATCGGCTTCCTGCGGAGAGCGAGGGGTATCGCTTGCCGGAAGAGGTGCGCATGCTGTGGCTGTGCAATCCCAATAACCCTACCGGAACGGTTGTGGAGAAGGAATATCTGGCAACACTTATCAGTCATAATCCGCAGGTATGTTTCGTCATCGACCAGTCCTACGAGTTTTTCACCTTGCGTCCGCTTTTCTCTGCTGCCGAGGCTGCGGAGTTTCCCAACGTCTTGCTGCTGCACTCCATGACCAAGCGTTATGCCGTTCCCGGTCTGCGACTGGGATATGTCATCGGCGCCCCCCACCTGCTGCACCGTCTGCGTACCAACCGTATGCCCTGGTCGGTCAACCAGCTTGCCATTGAGGCAGGGCTCCATCTGCTGGAACATGATGTTCCCAATCCGCTGGATGTGGCGTCTTACTTGCAAGAGGCTGCCCGCCTGCGCAGTGCGCTCGAGGCATTGGGAGGACTGGAGGTATGGGCCACCGAAACCCATTTCATGCTGGTGTGCCTCCGTATGGGTAGGGCTTCCGCTTTGAAAGACTATCTGGCAGGGGAGCATGGTATCTTGATTCGGGACGCCTCCAACTTCGACGGACTGAATGAGCATTTCTTCCGTATAGCCGCCCAGAGCCGGGAGGAGAATGACAGGCTTGTAAAAGCAATAGGACAATGGCTTGAGGAGGAATAA